The proteins below are encoded in one region of Peribacillus muralis:
- a CDS encoding helix-turn-helix domain-containing protein, giving the protein MEEINFILAKNLKAFREGKKLSLEKVAELTGVSKTMIGQIERGESSPTITTIWKIANGLKISFSSLIDHPRPDTTVVLKSDIRTLTEDDGKYLVFPHFPFEADKRFEVYSIEIEAGGYHRADSHQEGTEEFLTIFEGELTVRLNDDEYILKNGDSIRFKADKPHAYLNSGGTLTRLSMILYYPK; this is encoded by the coding sequence ATGGAAGAAATAAATTTTATACTTGCGAAAAACTTAAAAGCCTTTAGAGAAGGTAAAAAGTTAAGCCTTGAGAAGGTTGCAGAGCTGACGGGCGTTAGCAAAACCATGATAGGCCAAATTGAACGAGGAGAATCGAGTCCCACCATCACAACGATCTGGAAAATTGCCAATGGTTTAAAGATCTCCTTTTCTTCGCTAATCGATCATCCCCGGCCAGATACAACGGTCGTTCTTAAAAGTGACATTCGAACCTTAACTGAAGACGACGGCAAATATCTCGTTTTTCCTCACTTTCCCTTCGAAGCTGATAAACGTTTTGAGGTCTATTCGATCGAGATCGAAGCAGGTGGATATCATCGTGCCGATTCACATCAAGAAGGAACCGAGGAATTTCTGACTATTTTTGAAGGTGAGCTGACTGTCCGCTTAAATGATGATGAATACATATTGAAAAATGGCGATTCCATCAGATTCAAGGCCGATAAGCCACATGCCTACCTTAATAGCGGCGGAACGTTGACTCGGTTAAGCATGATTTTATATTATCCAAAATAA
- a CDS encoding LysE family transporter, whose amino-acid sequence MPLLSFLLYVFVTSFTPGPNNIMAMLFANKYGFKRTLKFCLGVGAGFFVIMILSSYFNLLLKNFIPKIEFFMTILAAVYMLYLATKIIKSKNKNEDDDGDKNNRFVSGMLLQFINPKGILYGITAVSTFIIPYHSSNASLLCFSLFLAFIGFLSTMSWSVFGSLFQKFLTKYSSQFNIVMALLLVYSAISILVR is encoded by the coding sequence ATGCCATTATTATCATTTTTACTTTATGTTTTTGTCACAAGTTTCACCCCAGGCCCCAACAATATCATGGCCATGTTATTTGCTAACAAATACGGGTTTAAACGGACGCTGAAATTCTGTTTGGGAGTAGGAGCAGGTTTCTTTGTGATCATGATATTGTCTAGTTATTTTAATCTGCTGCTGAAAAATTTCATTCCAAAAATCGAATTTTTCATGACGATCCTCGCTGCCGTCTATATGCTGTATCTGGCAACGAAAATAATCAAAAGTAAAAATAAAAATGAGGATGACGATGGAGATAAAAATAACCGTTTCGTTTCAGGCATGCTGCTGCAATTCATTAATCCGAAAGGGATCTTATATGGCATAACGGCCGTTTCAACCTTTATCATTCCCTATCATTCTTCAAATGCCAGTCTGCTTTGTTTCTCCTTATTTCTAGCATTTATCGGTTTCCTGAGTACGATGAGCTGGAGTGTGTTTGGATCTCTGTTTCAAAAGTTCCTAACGAAATATAGCAGTCAGTTCAATATCGTCATGGCTTTGTTATTGGTCTATAGCGCCATATCCATTCTTGTAAGATGA
- a CDS encoding putative quinol monooxygenase: MIIIHAVFNINPAKQDAFLAEIQPLIDSSRAESGNVSYNLHKDTEKDNQFTMVEIWEDKQAVASHNSSEHFTSFVGKAKDFLTAPLDVKAFEGQPLK, from the coding sequence ATGATTATCATTCATGCCGTATTCAATATCAACCCAGCCAAACAAGATGCATTTCTAGCAGAGATTCAACCGCTTATCGATTCGTCAAGAGCGGAAAGCGGTAATGTTTCTTACAACCTTCATAAAGACACGGAGAAGGACAATCAATTTACAATGGTTGAAATCTGGGAGGATAAGCAAGCTGTTGCTAGCCATAATTCAAGTGAGCACTTCACTTCATTTGTCGGTAAAGCTAAAGATTTCCTCACTGCTCCTTTAGATGTTAAAGCTTTTGAAGGACAACCTTTAAAATAA
- a CDS encoding nitroreductase family protein — MTTAQITNDFKEILTGRRSIKKYDPTVKITRAEMEEILTIATLAPSSVNMQPWRLLVIDSPEGKATLAPLARFNQTQVETSSAVIAVFGDLNNFENAEEIYGKAVEMGHMPMEVKENILASFAGYYERTTTEEMKDVVLIDGGLVSMQLMLAARAFGYDTNPIGGYEKDKIAEAFGMDKDRYVPVMLISIGKAADGGHASVRLPIDKVAQWK; from the coding sequence ATGACTACTGCACAAATTACGAATGACTTCAAGGAAATCCTGACGGGTCGCCGCTCGATAAAAAAATACGATCCGACCGTCAAAATAACCCGGGCTGAAATGGAGGAAATCCTGACAATAGCGACACTTGCCCCTTCTTCAGTAAATATGCAGCCGTGGCGCTTGTTGGTTATAGACAGCCCTGAGGGGAAAGCAACACTCGCTCCCCTTGCTCGCTTTAACCAAACTCAGGTCGAAACATCTTCCGCAGTCATTGCTGTTTTTGGTGATTTGAACAATTTTGAAAATGCCGAGGAAATTTACGGTAAAGCTGTTGAAATGGGACATATGCCTATGGAAGTAAAAGAAAATATATTGGCGTCATTTGCTGGATATTATGAAAGAACTACGACTGAAGAAATGAAAGATGTCGTATTGATTGATGGCGGTCTTGTTTCCATGCAACTGATGCTAGCGGCAAGAGCCTTTGGATACGATACGAATCCAATTGGCGGATATGAAAAAGACAAAATCGCGGAAGCCTTTGGAATGGATAAAGACCGTTATGTTCCTGTGATGCTTATCTCAATCGGAAAAGCAGCTGATGGCGGGCACGCATCCGTTCGCCTTCCGATTGATAAAGTCGCTCAATGGAAGTGA
- a CDS encoding MarR family winged helix-turn-helix transcriptional regulator produces MNCLNKQISSKFESCMGISQSRHDILYQLYQVDEMSQTALQKEVKIDGAAITRHLKQLEANGMIIRRKDPDDNRFTLVSLSAPGREQIIASQAEKARFVTLMLKDFNETERKALTEMLIRIQKNISEV; encoded by the coding sequence ATGAACTGCCTTAACAAACAGATAAGCTCAAAATTCGAGAGCTGTATGGGCATCAGTCAATCAAGACATGATATTTTATACCAGCTTTATCAAGTGGATGAAATGAGTCAAACAGCTCTTCAAAAAGAGGTTAAGATTGACGGTGCTGCGATTACCCGGCATTTAAAGCAACTTGAAGCGAATGGGATGATCATAAGACGTAAAGATCCGGATGATAATCGATTTACGCTCGTTTCCCTTTCAGCTCCCGGTCGTGAGCAAATCATTGCCTCCCAAGCTGAGAAGGCTCGTTTCGTCACGTTAATGCTTAAGGATTTCAATGAAACGGAACGGAAAGCGTTAACGGAGATGCTCATACGGATTCAAAAAAATATAAGTGAAGTATAA
- a CDS encoding methyl-accepting chemotaxis protein, which translates to MNKLSTKIGFVLLAGMVITLIGSLLLMYKSTNDTVEKTIAMSSLDLAGHIAQGINPTAYAEFLNNQSETSTYWEIREQLSDYKQKTGALYVYTLGIDAKSEKVHILIDGMSKEEKKAVSILSTTTATTYSDVKDVMKGKVSTTSIVHDPEYGDYLSVFVPIKQGNEVIGILGVDIDASKVDSTASKVLGGILPLTIIINVILIAIVVGALIWYLTKKLKPLREVSMAAKEIANGDLIAANELISNTKVKGNDEINVLVKAFAEMTNNTISIVHSMKSSSLQLLEASSDIEHKINEMDISTQYIVKGIQQVAGATEVQLHRSEESSRVIEEMTIGIQKIAEASSEVSEQTNHVSIQMSNGNKDLNELSEQILQVKDVMLQTSSEIKKLDVQANEIVNIVHLITGIAEQTNLLALNAAIESARAGEHGKGFAVVSNEVRKLAEGTKESATNIQESLLNFKSIINKSVAMMETGTKEVEEGTKVVLNTRETFNETIKSYEHVSDQIQEISSITEQMAAGSQEINASIENFAALTKETAEASQQVAHSTDQQAKSMEDISFSTTSMVKLANGLEKSVEQFNA; encoded by the coding sequence ATGAATAAACTTAGTACGAAAATAGGTTTCGTTCTGTTAGCAGGAATGGTCATTACATTAATTGGAAGTTTACTTTTAATGTATAAGAGTACAAATGATACGGTCGAGAAGACAATAGCCATGAGCAGTTTGGACTTAGCAGGCCATATCGCTCAAGGTATAAATCCAACTGCTTATGCGGAGTTTCTAAATAACCAATCCGAAACGTCAACATATTGGGAAATACGTGAACAGTTAAGCGATTATAAACAAAAGACCGGCGCGTTATATGTATATACGTTAGGGATTGACGCTAAAAGTGAAAAGGTTCATATACTAATAGATGGAATGAGTAAGGAAGAGAAAAAAGCAGTTTCCATTTTAAGTACTACAACAGCAACGACATATTCGGATGTAAAAGATGTTATGAAGGGGAAGGTTTCTACCACTTCCATTGTTCATGATCCAGAATATGGCGACTATTTATCCGTTTTTGTTCCAATAAAACAAGGAAATGAGGTCATTGGGATATTAGGGGTGGATATAGATGCCAGCAAAGTCGATTCTACCGCCAGCAAGGTTCTGGGCGGCATCCTTCCTCTAACGATCATCATCAATGTAATTCTGATAGCAATTGTAGTCGGCGCTTTAATATGGTACTTGACCAAAAAGTTAAAACCCCTCCGTGAGGTCAGCATGGCTGCAAAGGAAATCGCCAATGGTGATTTAATTGCAGCCAATGAACTGATTAGCAATACGAAGGTTAAGGGGAACGACGAAATCAACGTTTTAGTGAAAGCATTCGCAGAAATGACCAACAACACGATATCGATTGTCCATTCGATGAAAAGCTCATCACTACAGTTATTGGAAGCGTCAAGTGATATTGAACACAAAATTAATGAAATGGACATATCCACACAATATATCGTGAAAGGCATTCAACAAGTTGCAGGAGCCACGGAAGTGCAATTGCACCGAAGTGAAGAATCTTCAAGAGTTATTGAGGAAATGACCATTGGAATTCAAAAAATTGCCGAAGCATCGTCAGAGGTCAGCGAACAAACAAATCATGTCTCCATTCAAATGTCCAATGGAAATAAAGATTTAAATGAACTCTCCGAACAAATCTTACAAGTAAAAGATGTGATGCTGCAAACAAGTTCAGAAATCAAGAAACTGGACGTACAAGCAAACGAAATTGTAAATATCGTCCATTTGATTACAGGCATAGCAGAGCAAACAAACCTGCTGGCACTAAATGCAGCCATTGAAAGTGCTCGGGCGGGTGAACATGGGAAAGGTTTTGCCGTCGTATCGAATGAGGTGCGAAAATTGGCAGAGGGCACAAAGGAATCTGCAACCAATATCCAAGAATCGTTGCTTAATTTTAAATCGATCATCAATAAATCAGTGGCCATGATGGAAACCGGTACGAAAGAGGTTGAGGAAGGAACGAAGGTTGTCCTGAACACGAGGGAAACTTTTAATGAGACGATAAAATCTTATGAGCATGTTAGTGACCAAATACAGGAAATATCCTCCATTACAGAGCAAATGGCAGCAGGGTCTCAGGAAATCAATGCTTCAATAGAAAATTTTGCTGCTTTAACTAAGGAAACGGCAGAGGCATCACAGCAGGTGGCACATTCAACCGATCAGCAAGCGAAGTCCATGGAAGATATCTCATTCTCAACGACTTCGATGGTAAAACTCGCTAATGGGCTGGAAAAATCAGTGGAACAGTTTAACGCATAA
- a CDS encoding ABC transporter ATP-binding protein, translating into MSLQINEVTKKFGEFTAVNQLDLTIPEKEMFGFLGGNGAGKTTTFRMVLGLLDPTEGEVTWKGKNIDYTTSSLIGYLPEERGLYPKLKVRDQIVYLARLRGMNKRDAVKELEYWLDRFMVPEYIDKRVEELSKGNQQKIQLIASMIHKPELLILDEPFSGLDPVNVEILKKAVIDLRDNGTTIVFSSHRMEHVEEMCEHLCIMHKGSPVVAGKLKEIKRSFGKKNVSIKADFDLSFLDTYAGVTKVKNTMEGKVLQVTGEDIAENMIRDLVPKGFVRKFELEEPSLTDIFIEKVGAVYE; encoded by the coding sequence TTGAGTCTGCAAATCAATGAAGTTACAAAAAAATTCGGGGAGTTCACGGCTGTCAATCAGCTTGATTTGACGATTCCCGAGAAAGAAATGTTTGGTTTTTTAGGAGGTAACGGGGCCGGTAAAACGACCACGTTCCGGATGGTATTGGGATTGCTTGACCCCACCGAAGGAGAAGTGACCTGGAAGGGTAAGAACATTGATTATACGACCAGTTCATTGATTGGATACCTGCCAGAGGAACGCGGCTTATATCCAAAACTGAAGGTGCGCGATCAAATCGTCTATCTGGCAAGGTTAAGAGGAATGAACAAACGGGATGCAGTGAAAGAGTTGGAGTATTGGTTAGACCGCTTCATGGTTCCCGAGTACATCGATAAGCGGGTCGAGGAGCTTTCGAAGGGAAATCAGCAAAAAATCCAGCTGATTGCATCCATGATCCATAAGCCCGAGTTGCTTATCCTTGACGAACCGTTTAGCGGACTGGACCCGGTGAATGTGGAAATATTGAAGAAGGCAGTCATCGATCTGAGGGATAATGGGACGACGATCGTATTCTCAAGCCATCGGATGGAGCATGTTGAAGAGATGTGTGAGCATCTTTGCATCATGCATAAAGGATCTCCGGTCGTTGCCGGGAAACTAAAAGAAATCAAACGTTCTTTTGGTAAAAAGAATGTGTCAATCAAAGCTGATTTTGATTTATCTTTCCTTGATACGTACGCTGGCGTAACGAAAGTTAAAAACACGATGGAAGGAAAGGTCCTTCAGGTCACAGGGGAAGATATTGCTGAGAACATGATTCGTGACCTTGTTCCAAAAGGATTCGTTCGAAAGTTCGAATTGGAGGAACCATCGCTGACGGATATTTTCATTGAAAAAGTAGGTGCAGTCTATGAATAA
- a CDS encoding ABC transporter permease, with protein sequence MNKFWIVLSHTYLSKLKTKSFIISTIIMMALILVLSNISNLIDTFGDDETQKVAVIDQTEDRLFDPYKNAVKGVNEDLSIISAQSEKEAEKLVNADEIVGFLLVEKDDRLGFRGTYKANQISDSKVSNDLLLALTQLKGQITADDLKLTDQQISQLNTPPAFETIALQENAKTEEDLDQARGLVYVLLFVIYFGVLMYATMIAMEVATEKTSRVMEILISSVPPVTQMFAKIMGIALLSLTQMILFFGVGYLSIKQNLASMDEGYFSFFGFGNTKISTIIYAIIFALLGYLLYATLAACLGSVVSKIEDVQQMISPMTMLVVIAFLIAMFGLGNPSASYITVTSFIPFFTPMIMFLRVGMLDVPFWEIALSIAMMIITIVLLGIIGAKIYRGGVLMYGSSKSLKSIKNALQLSKKN encoded by the coding sequence ATGAATAAATTTTGGATTGTTCTTTCCCATACATATTTATCAAAATTAAAAACGAAATCATTTATCATTTCCACAATCATCATGATGGCCCTGATTCTTGTCCTGTCGAATATTTCCAACCTTATTGATACATTCGGCGATGATGAAACGCAAAAGGTGGCCGTCATCGACCAGACTGAAGATCGCTTATTCGATCCTTATAAAAATGCTGTAAAAGGCGTGAACGAAGACCTTTCGATCATTTCCGCCCAAAGTGAGAAGGAAGCGGAGAAGCTGGTGAATGCAGATGAAATTGTAGGGTTTCTTTTAGTTGAAAAGGATGATCGCCTCGGCTTCAGGGGGACATATAAAGCGAATCAAATTTCAGATTCAAAGGTAAGCAATGATTTGCTTCTGGCACTTACCCAACTGAAAGGCCAAATAACTGCGGATGATTTGAAATTGACAGATCAGCAAATCAGCCAATTGAATACACCGCCTGCTTTCGAAACGATTGCGCTTCAGGAAAATGCAAAAACCGAAGAAGACCTAGATCAAGCCCGCGGTCTGGTTTATGTGCTCTTGTTCGTCATTTATTTCGGTGTACTGATGTATGCAACGATGATAGCAATGGAAGTGGCCACTGAAAAAACATCACGAGTCATGGAAATCCTGATTTCAAGTGTCCCGCCAGTGACCCAGATGTTTGCCAAAATCATGGGCATCGCATTGCTTAGCCTTACCCAAATGATTTTATTTTTTGGCGTCGGTTATTTATCGATCAAACAAAACTTGGCAAGTATGGATGAAGGATACTTTTCCTTTTTTGGTTTTGGTAACACGAAAATCTCAACCATCATTTATGCAATCATCTTTGCTTTGCTCGGCTACCTTCTATACGCGACGCTTGCGGCATGTCTAGGATCGGTCGTCAGCAAAATAGAAGATGTTCAACAAATGATTTCACCAATGACCATGTTAGTCGTCATTGCCTTTTTGATTGCGATGTTCGGGCTCGGAAATCCATCGGCAAGTTATATCACAGTTACATCATTCATTCCATTTTTCACGCCGATGATCATGTTCCTGCGTGTAGGCATGCTTGATGTACCATTCTGGGAAATTGCTCTAAGCATTGCCATGATGATCATCACCATTGTTCTGCTAGGTATCATCGGGGCAAAAATCTATCGTGGAGGCGTCTTGATGTACGGAAGCTCAAAATCTCTGAAAAGCATCAAAAATGCCCTGCAATTATCAAAGAAAAATTAA
- a CDS encoding right-handed parallel beta-helix repeat-containing protein, which yields MKKMTLIALAAAAIMIGLFLYDVIAKKDKAIYVAVNGDDRGAGTKTKPFRTLNKAAAEAKAGTTVYIRKGTYHEQLVVKHSGTKLKPITFTAYKKDKVIISGKNQRDVEGDRSLITINDKNYLTIRGLKVQDLTTGLSAATVMGIYVSGSSSHITLEHNHVHRIKTLADDGNGHGIALYGTGKMKDMNILNNTVEDLKLGYSESIVLNGNIDGFKVENNLVRRNDNIGIDLIGYEGTSNDKKVDFVRNGVVKKNRVYEISSFGNPAYGEEYSAAGIYVDGGKNIAIEKNTVHQSDIGIESTSEHPKKYAENIIITNNIIYHNFFTGISIGGYDEKRGGTKNSFISQNIMYRNDTKGIEGGQLLLQHDISNNVIEKNILTAGPSRIFIANYFSTNKANKLLKNVFHEEKGKKGIWVWKEEEYTSFSKFKKASKSDEKSSYVDPEYQNPNKADFRLKRDSPAKTIAN from the coding sequence ATGAAAAAAATGACATTAATTGCCCTTGCTGCAGCTGCTATCATGATTGGATTGTTCTTATATGATGTGATTGCCAAGAAGGATAAGGCCATATATGTTGCTGTCAATGGAGATGATCGAGGTGCTGGCACAAAAACAAAGCCGTTTCGCACATTGAACAAAGCCGCTGCTGAAGCGAAAGCAGGTACGACTGTCTACATACGAAAAGGAACTTACCATGAACAGCTTGTCGTAAAACATAGCGGAACGAAACTAAAACCAATCACTTTTACAGCTTACAAAAAGGATAAAGTGATCATTAGTGGAAAAAACCAAAGAGATGTCGAAGGTGATAGATCCTTAATTACGATTAACGATAAAAATTACCTTACCATAAGAGGTTTGAAGGTACAGGATTTAACGACCGGTTTATCGGCTGCAACTGTCATGGGGATTTATGTATCTGGATCAAGCAGTCATATCACGTTGGAACATAACCATGTGCATCGGATAAAAACACTAGCAGATGATGGCAATGGTCATGGGATCGCACTATACGGAACAGGTAAAATGAAGGATATGAATATCTTGAACAATACGGTGGAAGATTTAAAGCTTGGTTACAGTGAGTCTATTGTTCTTAATGGGAATATTGACGGCTTTAAAGTGGAAAACAACCTGGTCCGCCGGAATGACAATATCGGAATTGATTTGATTGGTTATGAAGGGACGTCCAATGATAAAAAAGTGGATTTTGTACGTAATGGAGTTGTGAAAAAAAATCGGGTTTATGAAATATCCTCTTTCGGAAATCCAGCATATGGGGAAGAGTATTCCGCGGCAGGAATTTATGTGGATGGCGGAAAAAATATAGCGATTGAAAAAAATACCGTTCATCAAAGCGATATTGGAATAGAATCGACTTCAGAGCATCCTAAAAAATATGCTGAAAATATAATCATCACAAATAATATTATTTATCATAACTTTTTCACTGGAATATCAATTGGAGGGTATGATGAAAAACGGGGCGGAACTAAAAACTCCTTTATCTCCCAAAATATCATGTATCGTAATGATACAAAGGGTATCGAAGGGGGACAGCTATTATTGCAGCATGATATAAGTAACAATGTGATCGAAAAAAATATTTTGACTGCCGGACCATCCCGAATATTCATTGCTAACTATTTTTCGACCAATAAAGCAAATAAATTACTGAAGAATGTATTTCATGAAGAAAAAGGGAAAAAAGGGATATGGGTTTGGAAGGAAGAAGAATATACTTCTTTTTCAAAATTTAAAAAAGCTTCAAAAAGTGATGAGAAATCCAGTTATGTAGATCCCGAATATCAAAATCCAAACAAAGCTGATTTTAGGCTAAAAAGGGATTCACCTGCAAAAACAATTGCAAACTGA
- a CDS encoding MFS transporter, translating into MKFNKKKINVVDIQTAKKSVFATGIGNAMEWFDFGLYSYLAVIISENFFSAVKNDELKLVFTFATFAIAFLMRPIGGIIFGKIGDKLGRKVVLTTTIILMAFSTLLIGLLPTYDQIGIWAPILLLIARIIQGFSTGGEYAGAMVYIAESSPDNKRIMLGSGLEIGTLTGYILASLLASALFIVLSDQQMASWGWRIPFLLGLPLGLVGLYLRKSLEESPIFENELSGDEVQEEGFLSILKNHKKDIFVCFVAVAFFNITSYMLLSYMPSYLDTIIGLSSTVGTVLITIIMVIMVPLTLMFGKLSDNIGNKTVLLIGLGGLTLLSALAFYLINLNALVFISLGILILGVLLSTYEGTIPGSLPTMFYTDIRYRTLSVTFNVSVSIFGGTTPLLCTWLVHRTGNNLAPGFYLTAVSIIGFLVILFLFNSTSGKSLKGSYPTVASKSDFQEAVENPKDSLWWQNEQRDK; encoded by the coding sequence ATGAAGTTTAACAAGAAAAAAATCAACGTTGTAGACATTCAAACGGCAAAGAAAAGTGTGTTTGCTACAGGGATAGGAAATGCGATGGAGTGGTTTGATTTTGGTTTGTATTCCTATTTAGCCGTTATTATTAGCGAGAACTTTTTTAGTGCTGTCAAGAATGATGAGCTAAAGTTAGTGTTTACCTTTGCAACCTTTGCGATCGCCTTTTTAATGCGCCCGATAGGCGGTATTATATTTGGTAAAATTGGCGATAAATTAGGAAGGAAAGTCGTTTTGACGACCACGATCATTTTGATGGCTTTTTCAACTTTACTGATTGGGCTATTACCTACATATGATCAAATTGGTATATGGGCACCTATCCTCTTGTTGATAGCGAGAATCATTCAAGGTTTTTCAACTGGCGGGGAATACGCTGGCGCAATGGTTTATATTGCAGAATCCTCACCAGACAATAAACGCATCATGCTTGGCAGTGGGTTGGAAATTGGTACGCTCACTGGTTATATTTTGGCTTCGCTGCTTGCAAGTGCACTCTTTATCGTTCTATCTGATCAACAGATGGCCTCCTGGGGATGGAGAATCCCGTTTCTGCTTGGCTTGCCCTTAGGGCTTGTTGGGTTGTATTTAAGAAAAAGTTTAGAAGAATCACCGATTTTTGAAAATGAACTTTCTGGTGATGAGGTCCAAGAGGAAGGATTCCTATCCATTCTGAAAAATCACAAAAAAGATATTTTTGTATGCTTTGTAGCAGTTGCCTTCTTTAATATTACAAGCTATATGCTCTTATCGTACATGCCTTCTTATTTAGATACGATCATTGGATTGTCCAGTACTGTAGGAACCGTACTCATAACGATTATTATGGTGATCATGGTGCCGCTGACTTTAATGTTTGGAAAACTCAGTGACAATATAGGAAACAAGACGGTTTTATTGATTGGGTTAGGCGGCTTGACACTGTTATCTGCCCTTGCCTTTTATTTGATAAACTTGAATGCTTTAGTATTTATTTCTTTAGGTATCCTGATTCTTGGTGTACTCCTGTCAACCTATGAAGGCACGATACCTGGTTCGTTGCCAACCATGTTTTATACTGACATTCGTTATCGGACACTGTCAGTAACCTTCAATGTCTCGGTGTCAATATTTGGCGGAACCACCCCATTGCTTTGTACCTGGCTAGTACACCGAACTGGTAATAACTTGGCACCCGGATTTTATTTAACGGCCGTAAGCATTATCGGGTTTTTAGTGATTTTATTCTTGTTCAATAGTACTTCAGGAAAATCCCTAAAAGGTTCTTACCCAACGGTTGCATCTAAATCCGATTTTCAAGAAGCTGTTGAAAATCCGAAAGATTCACTATGGTGGCAAAACGAACAAAGAGACAAATAA
- a CDS encoding GNAT family N-acetyltransferase — MKVRLKYVTRENWEEALALKVKERQSNFVPPVAVSLAKIHIKPDGDNIVYLPFAIYDEEMMVGFIMHAYDENTANMYWINGFMIDESHQGRGYGRAALSEMVHWITNRFTGCKEIRLTVFKDNEKAQQLYKRFGFVPTGDVYGEEDVWFFPIK; from the coding sequence ATGAAAGTACGCTTGAAATATGTTACGAGAGAAAATTGGGAAGAGGCCCTGGCACTGAAAGTGAAGGAACGGCAAAGTAACTTTGTACCGCCAGTAGCCGTATCACTTGCTAAAATTCATATAAAACCAGACGGGGATAATATCGTTTATTTGCCATTTGCCATCTATGACGAAGAGATGATGGTCGGGTTTATCATGCATGCATACGATGAAAATACGGCGAATATGTATTGGATAAATGGATTCATGATTGATGAGAGTCATCAAGGTAGAGGATATGGCAGGGCGGCACTGTCTGAGATGGTTCATTGGATAACAAATAGGTTCACTGGCTGTAAAGAAATCCGTCTGACGGTATTCAAAGATAACGAAAAGGCCCAACAACTATATAAACGTTTTGGCTTCGTTCCTACAGGAGATGTATATGGAGAAGAAGATGTGTGGTTTTTTCCTATAAAATAA
- a CDS encoding MarR family winged helix-turn-helix transcriptional regulator, which produces MTKEEQFLMGFRNLYNKMVRLNKDKMEDSLKGYKASEVHCIEYIEKNLDSNVTILAEFFYMTRGAISRLTKKLIKKGLIESYQKWDNKKEIYFRLTEQGKEIYKIHEDLHKEFQERDKAVFEQVTDEQFDSMLSFLETYNSHLDAEMKKQEIGIKS; this is translated from the coding sequence ATGACCAAAGAGGAACAGTTCTTGATGGGTTTCAGGAATTTATATAACAAGATGGTTCGTCTTAATAAGGATAAGATGGAAGATAGTCTTAAAGGCTATAAGGCTTCAGAGGTACATTGCATAGAATACATTGAAAAGAATTTGGATTCCAACGTGACAATACTTGCGGAGTTTTTTTATATGACTCGCGGTGCCATAAGTAGATTAACTAAGAAGCTTATAAAAAAAGGCCTTATTGAAAGCTACCAGAAGTGGGATAATAAGAAAGAAATCTATTTTAGGCTTACTGAGCAAGGGAAGGAAATTTATAAAATTCATGAGGACCTGCACAAGGAATTTCAAGAGCGGGACAAAGCCGTATTTGAACAGGTAACCGACGAACAATTTGACAGTATGCTTAGCTTTTTGGAAACGTATAACAGTCATTTGGATGCAGAAATGAAGAAACAGGAAATTGGTATTAAGTCTTGA